GaagatcaagctctacaattaaaatataaattgacgttaattactgaattttggaaatttaaaacagaattgaagcatcctaaattaaaaaaggctgcttgttgaattattttaatattcggACCAACATACTgatgtgaattattttattacactttaaaattcgtaaaaacCAAACACTGATCAATATTAACTGACCAGCATATCAAAGAATTATGAGagtgctgtcaccaattattcaccaaattttaaagaattatcaagagaagtaaaatgcatttaatttttaatattcaaattcaatacacatattttgtactatgtatttaattgcggctcgcgaaaaatttcaaattttgaaaaatggctcgattatcaaggagcttggccacccctgGAATATATAAAGGTTTTACTTCTAAGTAAAAAGAGTACATCTTTATAATTTATGCTTTACTAGAAATTGTTTAACCAGACATACATGAACTCGATatactttttatctttaattaaattaaactaaaacaagTCAATTGGACTAATAACTAATAggtaaaaacagtatttttgtctacacaataaaatttttttattttaaaacctaattATGTATCTGAGATGTGATCAAGTGAAATGTAGTTTTAGTttccagtgtttttttttcttttcttccttagATACCAAAATCAAGTGTCagcatttctaattttgaagttatacatTAATGGGTTTAACTTTGAAACTAGAAAGGCATAGTTGAAGGTCTATAGaagggaataaaaaaagtaaactcagtggcgcgacagcccattgagggccaaggcctactgtgcccatctcagttttcttgaccttttaGAAGGGAATagaatctatttattttttaatgaagagcTACATGTTTAGTcctaagttaaatattaaaatttttacacaaaatagctttaaagctaagagaaaataaattaaataggggttagaaatttaatagtgtatcacattaaaaatgattttgatcaatcagctttattaaaaaaattaaaaacaacagtgAAACAATAGataagagataaaagtaaatattggctccttttaattattaattggttttttaaatatataattggtTCCGTTTAACATACAATCAGttctttcaaatattagaaGATAATTCCTTTGAATACTAGTTCTAATGCTTAAACTAATTACATATACTAAAGCCTTTTTAGACTGCAAATgtataaatctattaaaaaaaacaacattaatttGCCTAAAACAAAAAGTAGAACCATAAGAAGGTACACAAGAGCAACAGGTACTTATTCATTAACGATGGTCATAAAACCTAATATCTTAATGTAGGTACTCAAGTACtgagtaaataaatttcagcAACCCTTTATAATgaacaaataacaaaaacttttcaagcaagagtacttgtttataaaaaggttttaaaattaaatgggtgatgtaaacaataaaatgtaaaaaaaaaggattaaattattgaaataaatttacctAAGGATGCCAGAGTATCATGCAAGTCCTCTTTGTCAATAAAACCATCACGGTTCTGATCAATCATGTTAAAAGCTTCCTTAAACTCTTGAATTTGAGCTTGATCAAATATCGCAAAAACATTGGAAGTTGCTCGCTGAGCTCTTCGTTTTGTAGTACTTCTGCCTTTTGCTTTACGACTTgacatgttttctttttaatctaaaaacataatatacattaataaaaacaaaagtcatAATAAtcgaaacaaaagaaataattaagaaaacaaaagtaataattatgaaaacagaaataataacaataaaagtataatgtttttacGATTTCGTAAAACCGATACAAggtgaaataaagaaaaagtgaaataaaaataaagtaaagtagtATTGCAAGAGCAACAGTTCTTTATTCATAATGCACATATTGCGTCACTTTAAGTCACAATAGCTGGCAATATTCCATGTTGAACAAGAGCCATGTTGTATTCTTTCGTGAAACAAAGGTGAATGAAACTTTTTCCATGGAAACTCTTAAAAGTAAAGCCGTCTCATCATCTACTAAATATAGTAACACATTGTCAAAAGAATATCTTAATACAGATTGTATgcttaaactattaaataataaaagtaaattgtaGTTAGATAccagtaaaaatttatctttaagttCTACtctaaactattttaacttacgaatttttaaaacaggatAGAAGATTATcaagcaaatataaaaattcaggTTTGATCGTCTCTATGGTAGCTCGTAAATAATATACAGAAAATGTGAGTTATAATGAAAGTTGATATTACAATAACTAGAGCAAAACCAAAAAAGGAAATCCCctataaaagttttgattacCCTTTTAGGAATGAATGCAGTGAGGTCAAACAGCGTCACAACCACAACAAAAAATTCCTTACAGCAGACGCTATTCTTCCGAAACCAATTAAGAAGTTTTGTGCTGCCATTTAATTGGTTGCATAACAaactttatcataaaatgtaattttccttagcaaatcaataaatatttaaataaccaaGAGAAgatttaatactaattaataacgaaatatgaactaatttgcttatttaatttctggaaaaaaaattaatcaattttgagATGAAGTGGCAACTTGAAagtttagaataatataaatggCATCATGCACTCATTGTAAACAAAAGTCCTCGCCGCTGAAGCTGCTGGAACGTCGAAAAATATCTAGTTTCTAAAAACGAGCATAGACTAcgatttatgaaaaatagaaaaaaagcgttctgttataaaataaagagtcaataatttatgattttcaaaatctttcgATGAGAGATTATTATTGAATCTTTTGACAACAGTTAGTTagtatatttcttttagaattgtTAGCTGATTAATTCTCTTGtgtaagactttttttattattagattgtatgcaatttatttgacattttattaatctaatCAATTGATTAATTGGGACCCCGattaatttatgatatattttattgaagtcACTCtcagtgataattttttttttaaaaaaagcttgtgctatgtcttaaattaaattagtttgtcactaatttgtttcttttcaagtGTTCTgttgaattatttcattcaactagggcaaaaaattttttttatcgagtATAAATGTCTTTCCTTGGTTGtgatatcccccccccccatttttttaagagtattaTATCATCTATTATCAGACTTTAAAAAAGAGGTTTGAAGGATTTTTGGTGTGTAAAATAATTAGCTGCTAAAGAGGCTTGTTTTGATTCGATACATtttgtgaaatgttttttttttaagaaaaaaattctttttatgggaatacttttgaaatttaattaatgtgtaGTTTATACATATAAAGTATGTAAAAAGACTTGTTccgcaaaaagtaattttaaataatcatttttttttccctctattttctgaaatttgttttttacttcatttgatatgattattttcattttgtattttctaattCATGAAGGTGTTCACTtgaatgaattatatattttttaatattaaccagtgattagtttgtgataataaataatagtgttAGAAATATTAGTCTTTTGgttgtaatattgtttttaaataatattaggcATTTCAATGCACTTTTTCAAAGCTATGAAtgattaatgtaaaaaagaaaaaaaatatataaagaagcccatataaataaatcaaattttttgttttcataaaattttactaccaTTATTTTGCCCATAAGAGGTTTTgcttttccatattttaattgcaagtaatttaatgttttctttttttgagattctgtttcatgatattttataaatgcttattcGATAGCCTTTTTTCTATTGAGCTCTTTGATCACAGtcataactaaattttgttctaaatttattagaatCATTGGGcgatcttaatttattaattttttttcagctagGTGgcacaagaaaatttaaatattatatttatttatttggctgTTGTATGCAatggaaattttgatttgtgttaaaaaaaaaagtagttgaatTTATCTGCGCCCAGTTTTgccataaaatatcaaattaatttatcgaattttattcCCTAGAAATAGCCAcctcaaacatttttctttatttttaaaattattattcttactgggaagttttgtttctttatatttttgatttctctgaataaaaatgttttagccTTTGCTCTTAAGAGCCATGTTGTATTTAATCTTTAActgtataattgaaatataatttttaatttcaaaagtaagtCTTTTAATAGAaccaaaagttttaataattaacaaaattaataattatttttagtgtaaGGCTTTGGACAAACACCCTATTTGTCTAACCTCTAtgtttagtgaaataaaatattttatataatttcattaaaaaaaaatgccaattttaactaaataagaaacatttagACATGACATATTTTGACAAGTGAAATCTTTTGAATTCTATAGATAATCtgcaaaatattctttaaaatttgttttctttcagtTGTTGTGATATCCAATTCCACTGATAATCTGCAGTACTTTATTACATATGTTTTGTAGACATTGTAATgttgttgttttaatttgtttctatgttataatgtatgtatataatttgttgacctatgcctgtttaggcagagggggtgcaattgttcttgttttccagtggtgccatctatggccgagaattatatatataatttaaaattttatatacaaatatgcatgtaatgtatacattttttttaaaacttatttatattttgttatttaagatGTGGATGGCTGGATCTATTTATTCTCATCAAGAAGTGTATGTAGAGACTGTTTTTGAAGATACCAAAAATGTCTGTGTGCTTTCAAGAGTCCAACTTAAGTAATTAACTACTTATTTTAAAGagcttatttaaaatgttgaacGCGCacatgttgaaattttttaatacgcttgatttaactttaatgttttaaaagaattttttttagtttataattttaatggttatctttctttcattaaattccTTATGCACTTCTTTATAGATTTAAGTagtgttttgtttaatatatattttcaattatgtaGGTTTCGTTAAATTTAGCAAATGCAATAGTAGTTACCTTTAGTGTGCTTTTTTGTGAATACCATTTGAGAAGTTCTccattaaacagttttttttaatatttatattccattatgtttttattcttgtaataattttatctccGATTTCTACAATTCTGAACCATCCTTATAAGacattgtttttatcttttatctgataaaaggaaaaaaagaaaattactgaaaaaatgtaTAGTCTTTAGAAATTAAACTCTTTGTGGAAACGGTAAGAAGCTTTCTTCtagataatttttgttatcttgcATCAGAGAAGAGTCCAGGAATCATAAATCCTTGTAGAGTTCAGCAAGATTAAAACAGTTAGAAACAgacaaatgtttgttttgaagaTGAGGACAcaagatattaaaattcataaagtcCCCTTTACAATAGAGTGGACAGTCTGGAGACGAAACAACACAACAGTATATGATGTTCAGGGTATAAGTTTCCATGTAAAAAGTTGTGGGAAGGGGTGATTCTGAAGTTTACTCTGTATTGTGCCTTAAATGTCTTAAGGCAGGGGtttgtccagacattttgtgaaaggtccgattttgtaaaattgtgaaaaaattactcgtaatttgggAATATAAAATAGTccttaagtcacattctttcaaccagggtccgcttttgtgaatttgtgcaaatagggtccgttattgcaaaaaaaaaaaaaactttttcaaggagtttttaaattgtgctcaacactgtaaaattataattaaaaaaattaaattttaaaacataaacagtagttgcagctactaaattagcgatgcaacatacaaatatttggtatttagcctatactgctgaacgcaagatattcatttcggacgaataaaggaagaagcatCTGCCAAAGACAAAATTTTGTTCGTTTGTTCTGTCTTTCTTCCTCCGCCCTTCCTAGGAaggatttattcgattaacaaaacaataatgaagataaacaaatttgtgaagggtccggttaaaagataaattattttgtaaagggtctgtttttaagttaaagtattttgtgaagggtccgtttttatgaaaggatattttgtgaagggtctgttaacggacccaaatttcttctaaatattcATCTAAGGAATATGCTTTTAACGCacaatgttatattttttcttaactgtaCCAATAAAGATGCTGCTAAAAGGAATGGTAAAATCATAAGTCAAACagcttattttatcaaaagcttTGCGAGCAAAAATactaattagtttttcttagtTAGTTGTAGTTTGTTCTAAGGTGCATTGTGTCAATGAGGAAAGTTTTGTCTGTTTCTAATCTAGATTGACTAGTAAGGTGATTTTTCCAATGGGCCAGTTATTGTCTTGAACTCCTTTCATTCAGTTTCAAGAGTTGATTGTCACTTCTAAGCTCTTGGTCAGTTAAGACTTCCACGGCAAGAATCAGGATAGAGCATGAAGCTGCAGCGATGATTCTCAAAGCTTTATTTTGAGTTCTATCCAAAATTTCTCCACATTTCTTTAGGAAAGTAGCACCTTTTGCTGTTGCGGCGTTTCTTTCTTTATTGACCAGATAGTCAGTGTCTGTATGTCTTTTTGTTTAAAGGATGAATAAGTGGCAAGCAGTTTTACCTCCATTTGATTCTTAACTTGGAGAAAATTCTGTGCGGTTTTTAAACTATGCTTGATTTTTTAGAAGAGAAACTTCCCGtattgaatacaaaaaaagaaagaatttaagtATATTAGATTAATTACGctctttattaacatttgtctTCTCTTTTCtaagttaaatttcaatatgtGTATGATATACTTCTGCTCATCCTATCATATACCTTGCAATTATCTAATCTtataatatgcttaaaatatagttttagcctgcttgtttaaaagaattaaccgtgtagaagtttttcttttctttccaataaaaaacttcttttataattttaactgtacCTTTCCTGTATTATCAAATTAAACATGTGCTGTTAtgattttttctgtttcttactTGGTGTACTAGAATTCTAGAacttcatacatttttattattttgggttctttttttgttgttttgtatttattatttcttgtgTCTTATTTAGTGCTTATAATTTCTCCTTCAATGATTTTTTCGAtcacattataataattttttcgttattaGTTATAccttattagttttttaaaaaataattgtgctattaaatttaatcgaGATTCGGCTTAACAGTGCACAGTGGTTTAGGCACATGGCTATCATTATGAAGAACCAGAGTCTCATCTTTTGTTGCTGCTTGAAGTCGCCCAGCTTCAAATCAATGGGTATCAACTTGTGTTAGAAAGTGAAAGTGGTGTCTCACAATTTTGATAATGTTCACCAACTACTTGTCCCTAGGCCACCAACTGGCTGTTATGGGAGtgttttactttaaactatttatatcttttaatttttaagtatctaaatttcatagttttttacttgctttgattttttttaaaaaggaattttatcattataatttctatgttgtgttttttttttttttttatttaaatttttttttaaaaatataataaaaaaatttttgggcatgttatgtagtttttttcttcatattttttagctAATTAGCAGCAGTTGCACATTAACCATTAAAATGCCTTATTTGGCCCACTGACTGCTGTTCGTGTGTAGATTTTCTCTTCATCGGAGGATAAACTTCAATtgtgttttttgtttaacttcTGTGCtctttataatctttttaacttcTCTGCTCTTTATAATCTTTTAACTTCTCTGCTCTTTATAATCTAAGCccaaataagatattaatagatttattatgtttttagagaaaatggatgttttaattttagttcactgttttaaacatttaaacagCCAAGttgtatttttcctttaaattattttaagggaTTATAACCCAACTCAGCatgatattaaaagaaaagaagaggAAGAAATACCATCTGATGATAAAGAGATAAATGGTATAGAATATAATTCAGTTGAAGATTCTactgatttaaataatgaatttgatCAAGATTATGAACCTGATATTCCATTTGAAGGAGAGTTTGAAAATGATGTTGAGTTGATGAAAAGTATGGGGCTTCCGGTGAACTTTGGAAATCAGGTATGAATAGTTTCTTTCGTCTCCATTAGTGTATTTACCAATAACTCTCTTacctttttacaaaaatttaaattaataagtgaaatttttaaattataacatcagttaatataattaatcaattataagtaaaaactaCTTCCAACAATCtataagaaatacaaattaagattattctttattaaatctatcttaattccaaaaaaataagtaaataaattgtcCAGAAATACTTTCCCAAAAAATACTTTGCAAATATTCGGGCAACCAAATATTTGGCTGAACATTCAGGCAACTGAATATTTTGCTAAGCATTTAGGCAGCATAATATTAGCAAAGTATATAGGGTATTTATTTTTGGTTGCTCTTTTCATGTgtaatattatgatttaaaatgtgtaggtaagttttgaaatatggCATCTTTAAGAATGTTTATTGATTGAAACTATCATGAAGTTATAaactatatttgatttttcGTTAGatctaaaatttaagattttctcCACTActtgattgtttttttcttttctttttcacttgGTGGGCCATGTAATCCTAAAATAAtgtcttattttgaaattgagtttCTCGGTATGTGGTATGAAAAAGGTTGTTTTTCTGTtcccttttttatattattttagcaCTTTGATCTGCTTGTTAGCTTGTTGTACTACATAtttgtttaagtaaattattttccttatatgTTCTTTTATAAGTACTGTTTAAGTTTTATGTTAAAtactatttacttaaaatactgtttttttgttattaataataaaaaaaactcaaattggGTTTCTTGGTGGGAGAAGGTTATTcctttgttttccttttatattattttagtaatcctAATTacttataagtttaaatgaattatttttcttttatgtttttcaattcttataaaaaaaattttttttaatttcattctcaGAATCGACGCCATTAccagaagaagaaaatatatgaaGATGAATTTAACTACTCTGACTATAATAGTGAATATGATCATTATAGTTCCAACAACTACGAAAATGTAAACTGTGATGCTGATTGGAATGAATACTGGAATCTGCACGGAGACACTATACTAATGAATGCATGGGTCCAAAAATACAAGGACTACATCAATCCTGATTATCTTAACGAGCCTAACACTGATCAAATGTATCCTGAGCAACctgataaatttacaaataatcaGCTTCAAGATAATGAGGCCGTGATTGTTGAAAATGGTGAAATTAATCCAGACATTCTCGGTCGTATGGATTGTGATGAAGAAACTGCAATGTCTCAAAAGCGTGATGATACTGAGTTAGAATTTTTAGAAgagttaaaaacacaaaatatttttactgaaagtcaaatgaaaaattttgaaaatgatcttCCTTTACAAAAACCTGAATATGATAACATGTTTGCTTGTAAAGTTCCTCTTGAAGATGTTTCCCTACCCACAATGCCTTGCACAGATGATGGATGGGATGAACTCTGGTTACAACATAGTAGAGAACTGTATGATCATCATTATGAACTCTTTAAAGATTCGCATATGGCTCAAAAAGAAAAGTCTATTGAAAGGGGATATTCTGAAGAGAGCGGTATTCTTGAATCTTGTTCTAATTGTAAGAAACCTGATTGTTATCTTTGTTCTTCTGTTGACATTGGGGAATGTGCTCTTCAGTTTGAAGAGTTAAACTTAAATCC
Above is a window of Parasteatoda tepidariorum isolate YZ-2023 chromosome 5, CAS_Ptep_4.0, whole genome shotgun sequence DNA encoding:
- the LOC107452694 gene encoding trimethylguanosine synthase isoform X2: MWMAGSIYSHQEVYVETVFEDTKNVCVLSRVQLKDYNPTQHDIKRKEEEEIPSDDKEINGIEYNSVEDSTDLNNEFDQDYEPDIPFEGEFENDVELMKSMGLPVNFGNQNRRHYQKKKIYEDEFNYSDYNSEYDHYSSNNYENVNCDADWNEYWNLHGDTILMNAWVQKYKDYINPDYLNEPNTDQMYPEQPDKFTNNQLQDNEAVIVENGEINPDILGRMDCDEETAMSQKRDDTELEFLEELKTQNIFTESQMKNFENDLPLQKPEYDNMFACKVPLEDVSLPTMPCTDDGWDELWLQHSRELYDHHYELFKDSHMAQKEKSIERGYSEESGILESCSNCEVLKPVEEITFEQMDKSDDEPPTEMPIKIKRRLSLDDNESVEGVIDVNPIDQVTDLGFMMKPTCIKIDKIHGVKKSRKRQRRKKCPFKMFNSNSASLIENKSELDAVESLNNATEVLPEIPNETEASNVNNNPAYKKYWSQRYRLFSLFDEGIKLDEESWFSVTPEKIAAHIAERCSCDIIVDAFCGAGGNSIQFAQTCYHVIAIDIDPKKIELAKNNAKVYGVDQHIDFIVGDFFDLAPSLKADVVFLSPPWGGPKYLQSKEFDINRIEPDIYKTFEASKKITHNIALFVPRTTVVNQLVQLAGDGKQVEVEQNAVNKKVKTITAYYGDLVLTEETEDA